TTAGGATTAGACCCACTAGGTATTCAATCAATGCTCGATTTGATGGTTGAAAAGAAAAATGAAGACAGAATCGTTTTAATGAGTACTCATATTTTGGCTACCGCGGAAAAATATTGCGACAGATTTATTATATTAGATCAAGGTAAAATAGTAGCTATAGGTGACTTAGAATCATTGAGGCAACAAACTGGGTTACATGATAAAACTTTAGATGAAATTTATATTCATGTAACTCAAGGTGGGGAACAATCATGAATTATTCAGCACAATCGCTTTTCAAATCAAGAAAGTTTGAAATTGCTAAAGAAAAACAGTATTATAATAAATTTATATTTAATGGTCATTTTGGCATATTTTTACTAATTTTACTCGGTGCATTTATTTTAGGTTATGGTCAGTTTCTCAAGTCAATTCCTTCAAATTTGAATTTTCCATTAATCGTTGGGATTATATTAGCACTTACGTCTTTATTTCCTATAAGAACATTATTAAAAGATGCTGATAGGTTGTTCTTGTTGCCGTTTGAAAAACATATGTCTGAATACATGCAACAAAGTTTAATTTATAGTTATATTCTACGTTTACCATTACAAATATTAATGATTATTGTGTTCTTTCCATTGTTTTACGTATTGAATCATCAAACTTATATATTCTATATTATGTTTGCTTTATTAGCATTAATTTATCCCTTTATTGGATTAGTTTTGAAATGGCAATGGTATAAATATAAACTTGAAAGTTGGTCAATCCACTTATTACTCTTTATAATATTTCTATCTGGATATTATGTAGTATTAGAAATCAAAAGTTTTTCAGCGATAGCGACGATTATTATTTTAATCGCGCTGATATATATAATTCGCTATATTAATAAAAAAGAACTTTATCCTTGGGAAAAAATGATACATTCTGAAGCACGACATCGTATGAATTACTACAAGTTTGTGAATATGTTTACAGATGTAAAACAGCTGAAAGAGACTGCAGTGAGAAGAAATTATTTAGACCCATTATTACGCATTCCGAAAAGTAAATATTTTAATGAAAATCATATGTATTTATTTTTATTTTATAGAAGTTTTATTAGAGGAAAAGATGCCTTTAATATTATATTGAGATTAATTATTATTTCATTAGTATTGATGGTTTGGTTAAATCAAATATTTATTACTTCAATTATCGGTGCTTTATTTATGTACATTATTATTTTACAAATGGCACAATTTTATACACAACAAGCTTACGGCTTATGGCCTCAAGTATGGCCTGTGTCAGACAGTAAAGTCATAAAAGGCTATGAACAATTTCTGTACAGATTGATGATTGGTGTAGGTATAATATATAGTATTGTGTATATTGTTTTACAACCTGCACAATTTTACTTGGCTATACTATTTTTTATAGTAGGTTGGTTAACGATAAATAGTGTTATCAAGAAGTTAAAATATCAAGAAACGTTACTTAGAGACTAAAAAAGTGGCTATTTATGATTAAAGCGAATAACGCCGAAATCATAAATAGCCACATTTTCTTTTTTAATTGTCATCAATAGGATATAAGAAACGTTCAAAATAACTTGAAAATTGGCCACTAGAACCAAAAAATTGACTTAATGATATTTTGTCAAAGTGTTTATTAAATAGCGTGGACTTTTTAAAAGTTTCGTAAGCACTTCTTGAACTAAATCCAAAGTATATTTTATAAGTTAATCCTTCACCTGGTTTTAAGAAACGGTAAGATTTGAATCCAGCAAACTGAGAAAAGTCTGCAGATATACCTAAAATCGTTTTTTCTAATTGGTATGCATGATCGTCCGTAGTTGGAATGAACAGAACAGCATAAAAATCGTCTTTATATAATTCACCTTCAGATTCAATAACATCATAAACAATAGGTTCTTTTAACACTGTTTCATTATTAGTTTCTTCAATTATTACTGATGAATCGGAAGTTGAAAATTGCAATAGATTATGGTTTGGATTATTTATTCTAATTTGATTTAAATAACCAAAAGTACCATAGGATGCATACATTTTCATAACTTTTATCCCCCTTAGTTAATAAGCATGTGTTAAAGATTATAATAAAAAAGGTATATACACAATACACTTATTTAATTATTTTAAAAATAATGCTTTGTAAATATTATAATAGATTTAAAAAAGAAAACAATAGTCAAAGCAATTGTATTTATACAATTTGAACAGTATGGCATTTTTATGACATTTAAGCAGAATGAAATACGACAGCTACGCAATATGATATTATAAATAAGAATGATTATAATGTAGGAGGATTTAACGGTGCATAATAAAAATAATACAATACTTAATATGATAAAGGGTCAACCAGTCGACCACACACCGGTATGGTTTATGCGTCAGGCAGGAAGGTCGCAGCCTGAGTATAGAAAGTTAAAAGAAAAATATTCTTTATTTGAGATAACACATCAACCTGAGTTATGTGCTTATGTGACGCATTTACCCGTAGATAATTATGATACGGATGCCGCAGTATTGTATAAAGATATTATGACACCACTACAACCCATTGGTGTTGACGTAGAAATTAAATCTGGTATTGGTCCAGTGATTCATAATCCTATAAAGTCACTTAGTGACGTAGAAAAGCTAAATCACATTGATCCTAAAAGGGATGTGCCTTACGTATTAGATACAATTAAATTATTGACGACTGAAAAATTAAATGTCCCATTAATTGGTTTCACTGGTGCTCCGTTTACATTAGCGAGTTATATGATTGAAGGGGGACCTTCGAAAAACTATAATTTCACAAAAGCTATGATGTACAGTGATGAACAAACATGGTTCGCTTTAATGGATCATCTTGTTAATGTATCTATTTCATACGTATCAGCACAAATTGAAGCGGGGGCAGAATTGATTCAAGTCTTTGATTCTTGGGTCGGTGCATTAAACGTACAAGACTATGAATACTATATAAAACCTGCAATGACTAAATTAATTTCAGGAATTAAGTCACAATATGATGTCCCGGTCATATTATTCGGCGTAGGTGCGAGTCATCTAGTAGATCAATGGAATAGTTTACCTATTGATGTCTTAGGACTAGATTGGAGATTATCAATAAAAGAAGCGAGTGATTTAAATGTAACAAAAACGTTGCAAGGTAATCTTGATCCTTCATTATTGCTTTCACCCTGGGATGTTATTGAAAGTAGATTAAAAGATATATTAGATCAAGGAATGGATTACGGCCAACACATCTTTAATTTAGGTCACGGAGTTTTTCCTGAAGTAAAACCTGAAACATTAAGAAAAGTGACGGAATTTGTACACAATTATACTCGCCGTTAAAGGGTATAATCTAAAATAAGTATTGGTAAATGAATTTTTAAGTTTAATACAAAGGATGATAAGGCATGGTAAAAACAGTAGGACTATTGGTTATGGCTTACGGTACTCCATACAAAGATAGTGATATTGAAGATTATTACACAGATATTAGACATGGCAAGAGACCAACAGATGCTGAACTACAAGATTTAAAAGAGAGATATGAATTTATTGGGGGATTATCTCCTTTAGCTGGAACGACTGATAGACAAGCAGAAGCACTATGTAACGCATTGAATGAGACTTATAGCGAAGTGAAATTCAAATTATATCTTGGTTTGAAACACATTACACCATATATTGAAGAGGGCGTTAAACAGATGCATGATGATGGCATTGATGAAGCTGTCACTGTAGTATTAGCACCTCATTTCTCTAATTTTTCAGTAGGCTCATATAATAAAAGAGCAAAAGAAGAAGCTGACAAATATGGTATTAAATTAACGCATGTAGAACATTATTATCATCAAGAAAAATTCATACAATATTGGACTCAAAAAATTAATGAAACATTAAATGACATTCCTGAAGAAGAACATGATGAAACAGTTTTAGTTGTTTCTGCTCATAGTTTACCTAAAGGAATGATTGAAAAATCAAATGACCCATATCCAAATGAATTGCATGAAACTGCAAAATTATTATCTTCAAAATCAAATATTAAACATGTTGCAGAAGGTTGGCAATCAGAAGGTAATACTGGTACGCCATGGTTAGGACCAGATGTTCAAGATTTAACGCGTGATTTATATAAAGAACATGGTTATAAAAACTTCATCTATACACCGGTAGGATTTGTATGTGAACATTTAGAAGTGTTATTCGATAATGATTATGAATGTAAAGTAGTATGTGATGAAATAGGTGCCAATTATTATCGACCTGCAATGCCTGACACAAATCCATTGTTTATTGGTGCCATCGTTGATGAAATACAAAATTTATATTAAGAGGTAGAGTGATTTTTAGTGGTTAAAAGCGTTGCGATAATTGGGGCTGGTATCACTGGCTTATCGAGTGCATATTTTATTAAAAAGCAAAATCCTTCTATAGACGTAACTATTTATGAAGCTACTGATAGAGCAGGTGGTAAAATACAAACGTATAGAAAAGATGGTTACACAATTGAATTAGGTCCAGAATCTTATTTAGGTCGTAAAAAAATAATGACTGAGATAGCTGAAGAGATAGGATTAAAAGATGACTTGATAACTAATAAAACAGGGCAATCATATATTTACGCTAAAGATAAGCTTTATCCGATCCCTGGCGGTTCTATTATGGGAATTCCTACAGATATTAAACCTTTTGTCTCTACAAAACTAATATCGGTAAAGGGGAAAATACGAGCAAGTTTAGATTTAATTAAAAAACCAACAAAAATGAGTGAAGATATTTCAGTTGGTGCATTTTTTAGAGATAGACTCGGTGATGAAGTATTAGAAAATTTAATTGAACCTTTGATGGGCGGCATATATGGAACAAACATTGATGATTTAAGTTTAATGAGCACGTTCCCCGAGTTCAAAAGACGGGAAGAACAATTTGGTAGTTTAATTAAAGGTATGAAACACGAAAAAGAACAACGAATTAAACAACGTCAATTGTATCCGGGTTCACCTAAAGGACAGTTTAAGCAATTTCGTCATGGATTAAGCTCTTTTATTGAAGGATTAACTAGTTATGTAGAGGATATGGGTGTTAAAATTCAATATAAAACACCTGTAGATGATGTCATTGTGTCACAACAGCATTATAAGTTAGTATTCGGCGATGATCAAAAAAACTATGATGGGGTAATAATTGCAACGCCTCATGAAGTCTTTATGAATTGGTTTAAAGAAGACCCGGCATTGGATTATTTTAAAACAATGCAATCTACTACAGTAGCTACAGTAGTTATGGCATTTGATGAACAAAATATTGAAAATACCTACGAAGGTACTGGATTTGTAATTGCACGAACAAGTAATACAAGTATCACTGCTTGTACGTGGACAAGTAAAAAATGGCCATTTACTACGCCTGAAGGTAAGGTGCTCATCCGTGCATATATTGGTAAACCAGGAGATACAGTTGTTCAAGATCATTCGGATTCAGAAATCGTAGACATCGTTAGAAATGATTTAAGTAAAATGATGAAATTTTACGATGATCCTGATTTCAGTATCGTCAATAGATTGCCAAATAGTATGCCACAATATCATATAGGTCATATTAATAAGATTAATGGGATACAAAGTCATATTGCAACGACATATCCAAGATTACGCATTACAGGAGCGCCATTTGAAGCGGTAGGATTGCCAGACTGTGTTGCGCAAGCACAAGAAGCAGTTAATAGTATATTAGAAGAATTATAAAACGAAGTTGAGGTTGTCGTATAACTTTTGGTATAATAGGCAACTTCAACTTTTTTACATTCATAATAGTCATATTTTATTTGAAAAGGGGATATCATGACAGATATTATTATTGTTCATTCAAAACTAGGAAATGCAACCAATCATTGGTATGAATGGTTACGTAATAATTTACAATTAGAAGGATATAATGTCACATTATTTAATATGGAAGACGCTTATTCCAATCCATTGCAATCATGGATAAATAAGATGGATGATCAAGTGGATATTAATAAAGGTGACACATATTTTGTAACGCACGGCTATGGTACATTAGCTGCGCTAAAGTATTTGGAATTACAAGATATTGAGCAGATTGAGGGCGTATTTATTATTTCAGGTTTTAAAGAAGATGCGTCAGATAGTGGTGGAAATTTAATATCTGATGATATACGACTTGATTACGACATTATTCAAAATAAAGCGAAACAATTTTATGGATTATGTGCAAAAGATGATGCATATATTTCATATAAAGAAACCGAACGCTTAATGAAAGCATTGAATGGTAATTATAAAATAACTCAACATGGTGGCCACTTTATAGCTGATGCTGGATTTACCACTTTTATTTTACTGCAAGACCACATCCAAAAAATAATGTCCAAATAGAGTGGAGAACATTTGAAATACTTAATATAGTAATTACTTTAAGGATTTACGCTTTGAAAACTAGCGATTTTACTTAAAAAACATAAATTAACCACTAAAATTAAAATATTATTGTTATAATCCTTTTTTACACTAAAAAGTTTAAGCAAGTTATTGACTATATGACGGAATATTAATATACTGTAAAAGGCTTAAGAAATCGCACAAATTTATAGCCAACAAGTCAGGTTATTGTTATAAATAATTAATAAATAATGATTGACTTGATAGCGATAAACATGGTATTATAGTTTGGTAAGCCAATTAATCAAGAAATTAATATTATTATCGCGGGATGGAGCAGTTCGGTAGCTCGTCGGGCTCATAACCCGAAGGTCGGTGGTTCAAATCCGCCTCCCGCAATTACATATTTTGGTCTCGTAGTGTAGCGGTTAACACGCCTGCCTGTCACGCAGGAGATCGCGGGTTCGATTCCCGTCGAGACCGCCATTATGGTTCAGTAGCTCAGTTGGTAGAGCAATGGATTGAAGCTCCATGTGTCGGCAGTTCGATTCTGTCCTGAACCATTACTTTTAACTTTGGCGGTTGTGGCGAAGTGGTTAACGCATCGGATTGTGGTTCCGACATTCGTGGGTTCGATTCCCATCAACCGCCCATAATCGCTAAAAGCGGGTGTAGTTTAATGGCAAAACCTCAGCCTTCCAAGCTGATGTTGTGGGTTCGATTCCCATCACCCGCTCCATTTTATATTAATCCACAGTAGCTCAGTGGTAGAGCTATCGGCTGTTAACCGATCGGTCGTAGGTTCGAGTCCTACCTGTGGAGCCATGGCCCCGTGGTCAAGCGGTTAAGACACCGCCCTTTCACGGCGGTAACACGGGTTCGAGTCCCGTCGGGGTCATACAAACAGAAGTGAAAATCGCTTCTGTTTTTTTATATTTATATTTGGAGAGTTGTCCGAGTTGGCCGAAGGAGCACGCCTGGAAAGTGTGTAGGCGCCACAAGCGTCTCGAGGGTTCGAATCCCTCACTCTCCGCTAATACATATTTTGAGCTTTCTTGAGACACCGTAAACCTTGTTATAATAGGGTTCGGTGTTTTTACTTTATACAGACTTTCATAAAAAATGTCATCCTCATGTCAAATTGGCGTAAAAAATAATAAAACCATGTCAAAATTAAGGTTTTGTTGACATGAAATCTCTGTATCACATGTGGCGCAAGCCTTCTAGCGTTTTACTTTCTTCTTGCTTTTGACTTTCCTCTAATAAATGACTATATGTCGATAGGGTAGTAGTTATATCTGCATGTCCTAAGCGTTTTGAAATATAATATATTGATATGCCTTCGTGAATTAACATTGAGCAGTGTGTATGACGTATGGAGTGCAATGTATAACTACCAATCCTATTATTTAAACAGAAACGTTGTAAAACTTTAGAAACTGCATTGTGTGTAACGCTACTTTTATAAGTGGCGGTTTTTTTACTTCACGTAAAAATGTGTTGAAATAAACGTGTCTGTTTAGACGAACTCCTTAGTTATTAATTACATTTGCCTCCTTTTAGTAGGGGGCTTTATATATTTTGAAGGTTTGGGTTAATAAAAAGGGTTACTTATTTTACTATTTAAGAAAGTTATATTAGTTTTACGATTAATTTTCCGCCACTCACATTAACAGATGGATGGTCATTTTTTTACATATAAATATATAAATTTTTGACTCATTATTATAATTAGCGATAATGTGGATGTGTAATCATAAATTAATATACAGGAGTGATAATTATAGTAAAAGAAGAATTGAAAAATAGACTCCAAGAATTGCGCAAACAAATGAAAGCAAATAACTTAGATTCATATATTATTACAGATGAGCTTGACGTTTGGTATCTTACCAATATCACATACAGTCCTGAAGAGCGACCATTCTTTATTATTGTACCACTTGAAGGTAAACCTCAATTAGTAGTGCCAAAAATGGAAGAAAGACATTTAGGCGAAGAAAGTAATATCGATGTTGATATAATTTCTTATTGGGATAATCCGTCACCTGAAGGTGATAATTGGTTTGATCATGTTAACCAAGTTATCAAAGATTTCACACGTACAGGTATTGAAAATAACGTTAAGGCAAGTATCTTTTTTGAGATTGAAGCTAACGAATTAATTTCTTTAGATTTAGTTACTGAAATGCGTAAAGTGAAAACACCGTATGAAGTTGAACAAATTAGACATACATGTAAAATTGCAGATGACGCCATGGCTTATATGTTAAACTCAGCGAAAAAAGGGGATAACATTTTAGGCATGTTTGCAGTTGCTGGCCAAATTCAAGAAGAATTGGTGCAAGCGAAAAAATTCAATCCAATTTTAAGTGAGCTTTTAACAGTAGTATGGCCAGCTCCCGGTAGTGCTATGCCACATGGTGTACCAGATATAGAAGATACAATGGAAAATGGTCCTCATATTGCAATGTCTTACTTCCGTGTCGATGGTTATGCAGCTGAGAATGAACGTACATTTTTTGTAGAACAACCTAGTGATAAAGAACGCGAAATTTTCCAAATCATGATGGAAGCAAGAGAAGCTGCTTTAGCAAAACTTAAACCTGGAGTTAAAACAGCAGAAGTTGATAATGCAGCTAATGAAGTGATAAATAATCATGGGTTGAAAAATGCTTTACGTCATCGTACAGGCCATGGTATAGGACTTAATAATCACGAAGGATCATTCATTGCCGAAGGGTCTAAAGATGTGTTACAAGAAAATATGGTTATTTCGATTGAGCCAGGTATTTATTTAGATGGTATTGGAGGATTTAGACATTCGGATACTGTTCTTGTAACTAAAGATGGTTATGAAATATTAACGCACGCGCCAACTACTATTGAAGAATTAACTTTAAATAATTAAAATTAAATAATTTAGAAACTCCATTGCAATAAACGTAGATTGTAACGGGTTTAAAAAAACAATTAATGTATAGTGCTAAGTATAATATTATGTAATCACTTGTTTTAGCGTCTATTTAAAATCACGAGATTTATAGAAATAACTAATAAGTAAAAAATGCAATATATGAAGGTTAATTTATTACCGATTTCATGCCCACCCGTTTCTCATCACTTAAGATTGATGTTAGATACAGGTATTTTATCTGTTAGCCAAACAGAACTTGTGAGATACTATGCTTCTGAACTAGAAGGTGCTTTAGATTGATTAAAAGGACTTACTTATTCTCTTGAAAAAATATTGGAAATAAAGGTAAGAAATAAGCTTTATTTTTGATTGTTACGTTTATATGTTTAAACTTACGGATAATGTAACAGTGTTATCCATTATTGAATAATAATCTAAACAGTAAAGGAGATTTGTTATGACTAATAAAGTAGTTTTAGAGTCGGCTGCACAAGAATTTAGTGAGGTGAATAAACCTCATCCAAGAATTTATGAATTAGAACCTAAAGATGGTAGAGATTTACTAGAAGAAGTACAATCATCTCCCGTTGATAAATATAATGTAGATATTGAAGATACAACCTTTTCAACTGAAAAATGGGGAGACATACCAGTACGTTTTATTCGTCCAGAAGGGGAGAAAGGTAAACTTCCAGTAATTTACTATATACATGGTGCTGGTTGGGTGTTTGGTAGTGCAAGAACGCATGACAAATTAGTAAGAGAATTAGCTGTAAGAACAAATTCTGTAGTAGTATTCCCAGAATACACACGCTCTCCTGAAGCTAAATATCCAACAGCAATTGAACAAAATTATGATGTATTGCAACAATTAATAGATGTATCTGAAGAGAAAAATTTTGATGTTAACCAATTAACAGTTGCTGGTGATTCAGTTGGCGGTAATATGGCTACTATAATGACTATCATGACAAAACAACGTGATGGGTTACCAATAAATCAACAACTGTTATATTACCCTGTAACAAATGCAGAATTTGATACAGAATCATATAACCAGTTTGCTGAAAATTACTATCTTACTAAAGAAGGTATGCAATGGTTTTGGAATCAATATACAACGGATTCTGAAGAAAGAGCAGAAATCACTGCATCTCCTCTACGTGCTTCTATTGAAGATCTTAAAGGATTACCACCTGCTATGATTTTAAATGCGGAAGCTGACGTATTACGTGACGAAGGCGAAGCTTATGCAAATAAATTAAGAGAAGCTGGGGTTGAAATAGCTCAAATACGTTTCCAAGGAGCGATTCATGACTTTGTTATGGTGAATGATTTGGATCAAACCAATGCAACTCGTGAAGCTATGGACATTTCAACATCTTGGATTAATAAGAAAAATAATCATTAATATTACAACGTATGGTTAACACATAACCTTTAATTTGTAGTTAAGTGAGCCAGCAAAGTATGTTGGTTCACTTTTTTTATATTTAATTACTAATAACTTGGAGTGAACTTATAATGCAAACAGTATTAGGAAGTAATGGACAAATTGGACAAGAAATAGCAAAAGAAATTCATAAAAATTATACTAAAGAAATTAGGTTAGTCGGTAGAAAGCCAAAAAAGATTCACGAATCAGACGAATTAGTAGCAGCTGATTTAATGAACTACGAAGATACTTATAAAGCTGTAGATGGCAGTGACATTGTTTATTTTGCTGTTGGTTTACCGGCCGATTCAGAAATGTGGGAAAATCAATTTCCGACGATTATGGCTAATGTCATTAAAGCTTGCCAAGAAACAAGTAGTAAATTAGCATTTTTTGACAATACTTATATGTATGAAAAGAACGATAATATTCAAGTAGAAGATAGCCCTTTCATACCAAGAGGACGCAAATCACAGGTGCGTGCAGACATAGCTGACATGTTATTATCAGCTATGAAGGATGAATCAATAGATGCAGTCATTGGTCGTGCACCAGAGTTTTATGGCCCAGATTTAACACAAAGTATTACAAACTCTATGGTCTTTAATCGTGTTAAAGAAGGCAAACGAGCAATTGTTCCGTTAAGTGATTCTGTTTTACGTACGCTTATTTGGACACCCGATGCTAGTCGTGCATTAGCATTACTTGGAAATACGTCTGATGCATATGGAGAAACATGGCATTTACCTACAGACATTAATATTACTTATAGAAGTCTAGTCAATAAAGTTGAGAAGATTACCGGTAAAAAAGTCAGCTATACTGTAGTTCCAATGTGGATTTTTAAAGTAGGCAGTCTATTCAATAAACAAGTTAAAGAGCTTATGGAACTACTGCCTCGTTACAAGTATGATAATATATTTAATTCTAATAAATTTAAAGAACGTTTTCCTGATTTTGAAATCACAACATTTGAAGAAGGTATCAACAAAGTATTCTCGAAAAAATAGTTCTACTTATTACAAGTATGTTTAATCATTTGGCGCTTTTATTAAAATAACTATGAGGGGATTAATAATGAAAAAGATAATGATAGTAAATACAAGCAGCGCACAATTTGGAGAAAGTGATAAACCTACTGGTTTATGGTTAGGTGAGCTCGTTCATTTTTACGATTACTTTAACACTGATGAATATCAAATGGATTTATTTAATATTAAAGGTGGCAATACACCAATTGACCCAGTAAGTCTAAACATATTTATGTTGGATCGCGTGACCAAAAAATATTACAAAGATGAACGCTTTATGGGTTTATTAAAAAATTCCAAATCAATTGATTACGCAAATCCTAAGGAATATGATGTACTCTATTTCACAGGCGGGCATGGTGTTATGTTTGATTTTCCTGACAACCAACACATACACAATGCCGTAAATGAAGTATACAATCACGGTGGCATTGTTGCTGCCGTATGTCATGGGATTGCTGCTTTATTAAACGTAAAAAATGATAAGGGAAGTCACTTTGTAGATAACAAATTACTTACTGGTTTTTCAAATATAGAAGAAGTTTTAGCTAATCGTAAAAATAATGTTCCATTTATGTTAGAAGATCAACTCAAAAAACGCGGCGCAAGCTATAGTAAATCAAAAATACCATTTAGACCCTATGTGAAGGTTGATAACCGACTAATTACTGGACAAAACCCTCAATCTCCAAAACAAGTTGCGCAAGTTGTAACTAAGTTATTAAGTTAATGCAAAGTGATATCATTCGTTATTAAAGAGATAAGTATAAGGTAAAATGTTTTATAATTATTAAGAAAATTTAAACACGATATAGATGGCTTCACATTAAAAACTACTAAAACACTATATAAATATGCAAACACCCGCCTATCCTAGGCGGGTGTTTAACCATAATATTAATTATTATAAATTATAAAAATCTATTATACTATAGTCTTAGTTCTGTAACTTAATTTAATTTTTTTGTCTTAGAATAAGATTGGCTATAAGTGGAAAGATTAATACGGTTAATGCACCACTTGTAATCATTACTCCTGATATGGCAGGGGTAATTAGATTTGAAGTTTCGGCTATTCCAGCTACAGCTACAATAATCGGCAAGCCAGTAGCAGAGTATAAACTTAAAGCTAGCTGTTCTTTTTTACTATTTAGGTTAGAATACGTATTTGTAAATCTTTCCCTAAGATAAACTATGGCCCCGCGTGTTATGGCAATGAAAGCAAATAGAATAAGAACTAATTGCCAATTTCCAAGTACTTTTAACAAGTTAATGTTCATTCCACTAGTAATGAAAAAAACTGGGATTAAAAAACTAAAACCAACTATTTCAATTTTATGTGCAATTTCTTCACCTTGCTTTGGAGAAAATGCCTTTAAAATTACATTAAGCAAAATCCCTGCCAGAAAGGCTCCTAAGGCTATATCTAGCTTAAGAACTGCTGTAAGCAACATTAGAGTTATTAAAATAAAAACTGTCATTCTTAATGTAGTTTGCATAGTCGTATTTGATGCTGATAAAATTGCTTTTCCTAATAAAGGAGTTTTACGAATAAATCTAATAGGTAATGCAACTACTATTATTGATATAATTGAGAATGATATTAAAATAATTGAAGCTTGCCACGTTGCAAATGCTGAAAGTAATAATGACATAGCGATAATCGGTAAAAGCTCTCCATACGCTCCGTG
The genomic region above belongs to Staphylococcus durrellii and contains:
- a CDS encoding cation:proton antiporter, with the translated sequence MSHNFLIENLYSLWWIILAAMLAPICALITRRFIPDVIWLLIFGIIIGPFMLGFSEFTESIEIIRELGMGFLFLLAGFEVNTSDMRNKQGKQAFLTWIISFLFAIGISFLFTNGNINISIVIAIACTSTALGTLLPILKDSKIINSNLGKSTITHGAYGELLPIIAMSLLLSAFATWQASIILISFSIISIIVVALPIRFIRKTPLLGKAILSASNTTMQTTLRMTVFILITLMLLTAVLKLDIALGAFLAGILLNVILKAFSPKQGEEIAHKIEIVGFSFLIPVFFITSGMNINLLKVLGNWQLVLILFAFIAITRGAIVYLRERFTNTYSNLNSKKEQLALSLYSATGLPIIVAVAGIAETSNLITPAISGVMITSGALTVLIFPLIANLILRQKN
- a CDS encoding type 1 glutamine amidotransferase domain-containing protein — translated: MKKIMIVNTSSAQFGESDKPTGLWLGELVHFYDYFNTDEYQMDLFNIKGGNTPIDPVSLNIFMLDRVTKKYYKDERFMGLLKNSKSIDYANPKEYDVLYFTGGHGVMFDFPDNQHIHNAVNEVYNHGGIVAAVCHGIAALLNVKNDKGSHFVDNKLLTGFSNIEEVLANRKNNVPFMLEDQLKKRGASYSKSKIPFRPYVKVDNRLITGQNPQSPKQVAQVVTKLLS
- a CDS encoding NAD-dependent epimerase/dehydratase family protein, which translates into the protein MQTVLGSNGQIGQEIAKEIHKNYTKEIRLVGRKPKKIHESDELVAADLMNYEDTYKAVDGSDIVYFAVGLPADSEMWENQFPTIMANVIKACQETSSKLAFFDNTYMYEKNDNIQVEDSPFIPRGRKSQVRADIADMLLSAMKDESIDAVIGRAPEFYGPDLTQSITNSMVFNRVKEGKRAIVPLSDSVLRTLIWTPDASRALALLGNTSDAYGETWHLPTDINITYRSLVNKVEKITGKKVSYTVVPMWIFKVGSLFNKQVKELMELLPRYKYDNIFNSNKFKERFPDFEITTFEEGINKVFSKK
- a CDS encoding alpha/beta hydrolase, which encodes MTNKVVLESAAQEFSEVNKPHPRIYELEPKDGRDLLEEVQSSPVDKYNVDIEDTTFSTEKWGDIPVRFIRPEGEKGKLPVIYYIHGAGWVFGSARTHDKLVRELAVRTNSVVVFPEYTRSPEAKYPTAIEQNYDVLQQLIDVSEEKNFDVNQLTVAGDSVGGNMATIMTIMTKQRDGLPINQQLLYYPVTNAEFDTESYNQFAENYYLTKEGMQWFWNQYTTDSEERAEITASPLRASIEDLKGLPPAMILNAEADVLRDEGEAYANKLREAGVEIAQIRFQGAIHDFVMVNDLDQTNATREAMDISTSWINKKNNH